The proteins below come from a single Phenylobacterium sp. LH3H17 genomic window:
- a CDS encoding replication initiator protein A, which yields MSKRAIRQQEFDLFVPRMNSLPLKDQREVMERPFFSLSKRKRLKPIEYTSPDGEVWVHVSANPAFGIATIWDADILIWATSRINQMREAGENDLPRTLHTTTYDLLKAIKRDTGGKGYRELQAALQRLEATTIQTSIRGTKRNTKAQFGWLDEWMLESDAVTGAPKGLTLTLSNWVYEGVIKDRSLLTLHADYFALSGGVERAIYRIARKHAGDQASGWTCRVSVLHEKTGSESPLKQFNYLLKRIVAANDLPEYDVSFVNAANNSPAVHFIRRDAVERAALKADLARLAADSERRVREDARTLAVDGMFEKRRVPPSGER from the coding sequence ATGTCTAAGCGCGCGATTCGACAGCAGGAGTTTGATCTGTTCGTCCCTCGGATGAACAGCCTGCCGCTGAAGGATCAGCGCGAGGTCATGGAACGGCCGTTCTTCTCGCTGTCGAAGCGCAAGCGCCTGAAGCCGATCGAATACACCAGCCCCGACGGTGAGGTCTGGGTCCACGTCAGCGCCAACCCCGCTTTTGGCATCGCCACCATCTGGGACGCCGACATCCTGATCTGGGCGACCTCACGCATCAATCAGATGCGGGAGGCCGGCGAGAACGACCTGCCCCGGACCCTGCACACCACGACCTATGATCTCCTCAAGGCGATCAAGCGCGACACCGGCGGCAAGGGCTATCGGGAACTCCAGGCCGCTCTTCAGCGGCTGGAGGCCACGACGATCCAGACCTCGATCCGGGGGACTAAGCGCAACACCAAGGCGCAGTTCGGCTGGCTCGACGAATGGATGCTGGAGTCGGACGCGGTCACCGGCGCCCCCAAGGGCCTGACCCTCACCTTGTCCAACTGGGTCTATGAGGGGGTCATCAAGGACCGGTCGTTGCTGACCCTGCACGCCGACTATTTCGCCCTCTCCGGCGGCGTTGAACGCGCCATCTATCGGATCGCGCGCAAGCACGCCGGTGATCAGGCCTCGGGCTGGACGTGCCGGGTTAGCGTGCTGCACGAAAAGACCGGCAGTGAGAGCCCGCTGAAGCAGTTCAACTACCTGCTCAAGCGGATCGTCGCCGCCAACGACCTGCCCGAATACGACGTCAGTTTCGTCAACGCCGCGAACAACTCGCCGGCCGTCCATTTCATCCGCCGCGACGCCGTCGAACGCGCCGCGCTCAAGGCGGATCTGGCTCGCCTGGCCGCTGATTCGGAGCGCCGGGTCCGCGAGGACGCCCGCACGCTTGCCGTCGATGGCATGTTTGAGAAGCGCAGGGTCCCACCCTCGGGGGAACGATGA
- a CDS encoding AAA family ATPase yields the protein MAKLALAESAVSGPVLLDAMTALSDRAHDVITRLRATVFAPGEEKIVDLRFTITKAAEMVGRTSEAIRQAEADGRLPAPRLSASKRREGYSLAEINHMRDVFGTRPRRGPEDPPIVLAVQNFKGGVGKSTLTCHVAQYLALKGYRVAVIDCDSQASTTTIFGFNPDIDIDDEETLLPFFRHGGEPDLKYGLRATAWPGIDLIPANLGLYQAEYEAAARLRGNPDALDRLRRGVEGMAVDYDVVLLDPPPALGMLSLAVLRAANALLIPTPPSTVDFASTAHFLRMIVETLEVMQNHLGARGYHFLRVVATKVDEGKSAHTQIRDMMEAVFGADMLSASLLDSAEIDNANVQLRTVYELTGPATKTYERCRNNLDRLNGEIELLIRKAWPSHRPDLRRLGLG from the coding sequence ATGGCGAAACTTGCACTCGCGGAAAGTGCGGTCTCTGGACCCGTCCTCCTCGACGCCATGACGGCGCTCAGCGACCGCGCCCATGACGTCATCACCCGCCTGCGGGCCACGGTGTTCGCGCCCGGCGAGGAGAAGATCGTCGATCTGCGCTTCACGATCACCAAGGCCGCCGAAATGGTGGGCCGGACTTCTGAAGCGATCCGCCAGGCCGAGGCCGATGGCCGCCTCCCCGCCCCCAGGCTTAGCGCCTCGAAGCGGCGGGAAGGCTACAGCCTCGCCGAGATCAACCATATGCGCGATGTCTTCGGGACCCGGCCACGTCGTGGGCCCGAGGATCCGCCGATCGTCCTGGCGGTTCAGAACTTCAAGGGCGGCGTCGGCAAGAGCACCCTCACCTGCCATGTCGCGCAGTACCTCGCGCTCAAGGGCTACCGGGTCGCGGTGATCGATTGCGACAGCCAGGCGAGCACCACGACCATCTTCGGGTTCAATCCCGACATCGACATCGATGACGAGGAGACCCTCCTCCCCTTCTTCCGTCACGGCGGAGAACCGGACCTCAAGTATGGCCTGCGGGCTACCGCTTGGCCGGGCATTGATCTGATCCCCGCGAACCTCGGGTTATACCAGGCGGAATATGAGGCGGCGGCACGGCTTCGCGGCAATCCGGACGCCCTGGACCGCCTGCGTCGCGGCGTCGAGGGTATGGCCGTCGACTATGACGTGGTCCTACTGGATCCGCCGCCGGCGCTAGGGATGCTGTCGCTGGCGGTACTGCGCGCCGCCAACGCCCTTTTGATCCCGACGCCGCCTTCGACCGTGGACTTTGCCTCGACCGCCCACTTCCTGCGGATGATCGTGGAGACCCTGGAGGTCATGCAGAACCATCTGGGCGCGCGGGGCTATCATTTCCTCCGCGTGGTCGCGACTAAGGTCGATGAGGGCAAGAGCGCCCACACCCAGATCCGCGACATGATGGAGGCGGTGTTTGGCGCCGACATGCTGTCGGCCTCGCTGCTCGACTCCGCCGAGATCGACAATGCCAATGTGCAGCTGCGCACCGTCTATGAGCTGACGGGTCCGGCGACGAAGACCTATGAGCGCTGCCGAAACAACCTCGACCGCCTGAATGGCGAGATCGAGCTTCTGATCCGCAAGGCGTGGCCCAGCCATCGGCCGGACCTTCGCCGGCTGGGTTTAGGGTAG
- a CDS encoding ParB/RepB/Spo0J family partition protein has product MASTTGKNRSILAGLVAPAVTETPTSERGAPATERLSTRLTGLARVTAGDIKEKTLKLVDPARCRMWERHNRRYDLLNESVCGDLLESLRSQGEQEFPAIVRRVEGDPDYDFEVICGARRHWAVSYLKNVEHRDIRYLVEERELTDEQAFRLADVENRSRKDISDYERALDYRHAVETFYGGTAQRMAERLEVPKAWLSRFLDLAKLPTDVVEAFGDVRQLRENHAREIKPLLADGASRPRVMAEAKRLAVQQAEMIAKGHGPLDAPKVLALLKRAAAGDAKPVAKAGKPVTAVINAAGATLFTLARKGSKKVVLELALDADASNADFAEAFQRELLRMRPKG; this is encoded by the coding sequence ATGGCATCCACCACAGGCAAGAACCGCTCGATCCTCGCGGGCCTGGTAGCCCCAGCGGTCACTGAAACCCCGACGTCGGAGCGGGGTGCGCCCGCAACCGAGCGCTTGAGCACGCGGCTGACCGGGCTTGCCCGCGTCACGGCCGGCGACATCAAGGAAAAGACGCTCAAGCTGGTCGATCCGGCCCGATGCCGGATGTGGGAGCGGCACAATCGCCGCTACGACCTCCTCAACGAAAGCGTCTGTGGCGATCTTCTTGAAAGCCTTCGCTCCCAGGGGGAGCAGGAGTTTCCCGCGATCGTGCGGCGGGTCGAGGGTGACCCGGACTACGATTTCGAGGTCATTTGCGGTGCACGCCGTCACTGGGCCGTTAGCTACCTCAAGAATGTCGAGCATCGCGATATCCGCTACCTCGTCGAGGAGCGCGAACTTACCGATGAGCAGGCCTTCCGTCTGGCCGACGTTGAGAACCGGTCACGCAAGGACATCAGCGACTACGAGCGGGCCCTGGATTACCGCCACGCCGTTGAAACCTTCTATGGCGGCACGGCGCAGCGGATGGCTGAGCGGCTGGAAGTGCCAAAAGCCTGGCTGTCCCGCTTTCTCGACCTCGCCAAGCTGCCGACCGATGTCGTCGAGGCCTTCGGCGATGTGCGACAGCTGCGCGAGAACCATGCCCGCGAGATCAAACCCCTCCTGGCTGACGGCGCGTCGCGGCCTCGGGTGATGGCCGAGGCCAAGCGCCTGGCGGTTCAGCAAGCGGAAATGATCGCCAAGGGTCACGGGCCTTTAGACGCCCCGAAGGTCCTGGCGCTCCTGAAGCGGGCCGCGGCCGGTGACGCGAAACCTGTGGCCAAGGCGGGCAAGCCGGTCACGGCCGTGATCAATGCAGCGGGCGCGACCCTCTTCACCCTGGCGCGCAAGGGGTCGAAGAAGGTGGTCCTGGAACTGGCGCTCGATGCCGACGCCAGCAACGCGGATTTCGCCGAGGCTTTCCAGCGCGAGCTGCTCCGGATGCGCCCCAAGGGCTGA
- a CDS encoding S26 family signal peptidase codes for MRKSSVRPARGLTPALAAWAILPVAAAAVLGASLPQPALLWNRSPSEPLGLYVRTLGHPVRGAIIAFQAPGPAFPYADGQMDYLRRIPILKAIAAGEGDHVCTDGGTLTINGIRRAPVLTHDSRGVGLPRWAGCRALARGEFFVFSDRIPNSFDSRYFGPVTTREILGVFRPLSPSIHTPGDR; via the coding sequence ATGAGAAAATCGTCCGTCCGCCCGGCGAGGGGGCTGACCCCCGCCTTGGCGGCGTGGGCGATTCTTCCTGTCGCCGCCGCGGCGGTCCTCGGCGCCAGCCTGCCGCAGCCGGCGCTCCTCTGGAACCGCAGTCCAAGCGAGCCTTTGGGGCTCTATGTCCGCACCCTGGGGCATCCCGTCCGTGGCGCGATCATCGCTTTTCAAGCGCCCGGGCCGGCCTTTCCCTATGCCGATGGGCAGATGGATTACCTGCGCCGGATTCCAATCCTGAAGGCGATTGCCGCCGGGGAGGGCGATCACGTCTGCACCGATGGCGGCACGCTGACGATCAACGGGATCCGTCGCGCGCCGGTGCTCACCCATGACAGCCGGGGTGTGGGCTTGCCGCGTTGGGCCGGTTGCCGCGCGCTGGCGCGCGGCGAGTTCTTCGTGTTCTCCGATCGCATCCCGAACAGCTTCGACAGCCGCTATTTCGGGCCGGTGACGACGCGCGAGATCCTCGGCGTCTTCCGGCCGCTGAGCCCCTCAATTCATACCCCTGGAGATCGATGA
- a CDS encoding cell wall hydrolase yields MYAPATPFAGATPPARSLATLVSSPDAREAIARVAYAEAANQGDSGLAGVVYTIINRLADGRWGGSVEAVVNARRQFEPVMRAGGSWRSLPAVSEARQARIDTIINLALEGRLPDPTNGARFFQNPQIVAGRAARGEVSAGLVNFGGAPPSAVIGAHSFYVEAGRGGGSTPGAGRSAAAPRGRAVSDPWQSAGGAIFAGENRALVAPVAAAVAASTETLDGAGEGGDRRPQPADSARAIFVRQDGTVTAWRQ; encoded by the coding sequence GTGTATGCCCCCGCCACGCCGTTCGCGGGAGCCACTCCGCCCGCCCGGTCCCTGGCCACGCTGGTCTCCTCGCCCGATGCGCGGGAGGCCATCGCGCGGGTCGCCTATGCCGAGGCCGCGAACCAGGGCGACAGTGGCCTGGCGGGCGTTGTCTACACGATCATCAATCGCCTCGCCGATGGCCGCTGGGGCGGGTCGGTCGAGGCGGTCGTCAATGCCCGGCGCCAGTTCGAGCCGGTGATGCGCGCGGGGGGCAGCTGGCGCAGCCTGCCCGCGGTCTCTGAGGCCAGGCAGGCGCGGATCGACACCATCATCAATCTGGCCCTGGAGGGCCGGCTACCCGATCCCACCAATGGCGCCAGGTTCTTCCAGAACCCGCAGATCGTGGCCGGCCGGGCGGCCCGCGGCGAGGTCTCGGCAGGGCTGGTGAACTTCGGGGGCGCCCCGCCTTCGGCGGTGATCGGCGCGCATAGCTTCTACGTGGAAGCGGGCAGGGGAGGGGGCTCGACGCCGGGCGCCGGACGGTCGGCCGCAGCGCCTCGCGGCCGTGCGGTATCCGACCCTTGGCAATCCGCCGGGGGCGCGATCTTCGCGGGTGAGAACCGGGCCCTCGTGGCTCCTGTCGCCGCCGCCGTGGCGGCGTCTACGGAGACCTTGGACGGGGCGGGCGAGGGCGGTGATCGCCGGCCTCAACCGGCCGATAGCGCGCGAGCGATCTTCGTTCGCCAGGACGGGACAGTGACCGCGTGGCGGCAGTGA